The following DNA comes from Veillonellaceae bacterium.
GAAACCATATTGTTGCTCAGCACTTTTTAATAATTCCGGTGTACCGGCACTTTTATAACCAAAACTATAATTAGGGCCAACTACCACATATTTGGGGTTTAAGTTTCGAGCTAGCTGACTTAAAAATTCTTCTGGCAACATCCTAGCAAAATCGTGAGTAAAAGGGATATTAAGCAATACATCTACACCTATATCTGCAAGCAATTCTGATTTATAGTCAGGTGTTGAAATCTGTTGCGGGCAACGATTCGGCGCTACAATGGATAGCGGGTGATTGCTGAAAGTAAATACGACACTAGTGCCTCCCATTGATTTAGCTAGTTCTACTGCACGGGAAATGATTTTTTGATGACCTAGATGAACACCATCAAATGTTCCTAATACCACAGCTATCTTGGGAAAGCGCTTAGTCAAATTAGTTATAGTTGTATAAATCTCCATATTATCTCCTCACGTCAATGCCAGTTTATTGTTGTTTTATGGAAGATAGAACTTTTACAGGTTTTAGCCATATAGAGTTTTCTTTCTTCCCAATACCAACAAACGTTCCCACAGAATCGTAAATTTTGAAAAGACCTTTTCCATTCGTATTATATTCAATTGTTCGTCCATTTTTGAAAGCAGCCGCCTGCTGTGACTCCAACTCAATAGCAGGCAATTTGATAAAGCAGTCGGGAGAAACAATGGCTTCTAGCGGACCTTCCGATAATTCTTCAAGAGTTTTCGAGTCCTGCACAGTAAACTGACCAACCCTTGTTCGTAGCAAAAAAGTCATAGTTGCTAAGCAGCCTAGCTTCCGACCAATATCAATACACAGGGAGCGAATATAAGTTCCTTTAGAACAAGCCACATCAAATAATACTCTATTACCAACTATGTCAAGCAGTTCGATATTACTAATTGTTATTGAACGGGTTTTGCGCTCTATCGTCACTCCATTGCGTGCTAATTCATATAGCCTCTTCCCGTCAACTTTAATAGCTGAATACATAGGCGGAACTTGTTCAATATTACCAATAAATGAAAACAAAACTCTTTCAATTTCTTTGCGATTAGGACATAAATCAGTACTATATTCGATTATGCTTCCAGTGTCGTCACCTGTATCAGTCTCATAGCCAAGAGTCATTTCAACCCGATAGCTTTTATCATCGGCTGCAAGATATTCTAGAAGTCGCGTTGCTTGTCCTATCGCAATCGGAAGAACTCCGGCAGCCGCCGGATCAAGCGTACCAGCGTGACCTACCCGTTTTATACTATAAGTTCTTCTTATATAGGATACTACATCATGGGAAGTCATGCCCGGCGGTTTTAATATACTTAAGAAACCGCCGTCCATTATGCTGTTCCCCTGATTAATTTTTCCGCAGCCTTAACAACCTTTTCTTTAATCTCATCTATAGTACCGCCGCTAACAGTACAGCCGGATGCCCGCACATGGCCGCCTCCGCCAAAGGATAATGCCAACTCACTAACATCTACAGATTTTGACCGAAAGCTCACTCTAGCTGAACTTTGTTCAGTAAACTTAAACATTATCGCAATTTCAACTCCCTCAATATTGCGAGGATAGTTTATAAGACCCTCAGTACTATCTGCGCTGTCGTTTTCTGAATGTTCTACAGATACTGCGGCAATTTTCCCATTACAATGCAATTCCAAGGTTTTTAATACTTCTAGCGTATTCATTAGGCTGGCAAGCGGTTTTGTTTCCATATATTCTGATATAATATTGGGCTTCACACCACACTCAATTAGCTGAGCAGCACATCGATGTGTGTGTGAAGATGTATTTGCATATCGAAAAAATCCGCAATCAGTAGCAATTGCCGTGTATAAGCAAGTTGCCATATCAACGCTAATCAGTGCATTATCCATGTTTAAAAGATCTAAGATAATTTCACCTGTTGCTGCCGCCTTACTATCAATATACCAATAGTCAGCAAATTTGGTATTCGATATATGATGGTCAATGTTTAAAATCGGTACTTTAGCAATTCTCCCGACTTCGCCGATTCTCTCAATATCACTTGCGTCCAATACAACAAGCAAGTCCGGAGAAATTGCTAATTCCGAAACCCGAGCAATATTCTCACTACCCGGTAGAAATTTATAAAGCTTTGGCACATCATCGTCAATTATCATCTGGACTGATTTTCCACATGATATCAAATATTTATTAAGGGACAACATTGATCCTAAGCTATCCCCGTCCGGATGAATATGCGCGGTAATAAGAATGTTATTGGCATTTTCTAATAAATTGGCAACTTGCCGCAGAGAACAATCCATTTACTTCGCGCTCTCCTCCTGCTGCTTTATTTTAAGCAATAATTCCTGAATATGCGCACTGTATTCCAAGGATTCGTCTATATGCAAGGATAATTCTGGTGTAAACCGCATTCGAATCCTTTTTCCGATTTCAGACCGCATAAAACCTAGTGCTTTATGCAGCCCAGCCCAAGTAGTTGCCTTCTGCTCATCACTACCCATTAAACTAACAAATACCTTGGCACTTCTTAAATCAGCAGTAACTTCAACATTTGTAACAGTTACAAATCCAACACGTGGGTCTTTAATCTCAGTTAATATGATTTTACTTATTTCTTGTTTTATAAATTCCTGAACTTTTTCTACTCTAAGTTGCCCCACATTTATTCCTCCGTTTCCGGACTAGCTATTAGGCTTAATTTGTTCCATTGCATATACTTCAACAATATCTTGCTCCTTAATGTCACGGAACTTTTCGATGGTAAGGCCAAACTCATACCCTGAAGCTACTTCTTTCACATCATCTTTAAAACGTCGCAGTGATTCGATCTCTCCTTCATGAACAACTACCCCGTCTCTAATTACACGCACTTTTGAAGTACTCGTGACTTTACCTTCAAGCACATACGCGCCTGCCACGACATTTTTATTAATTGTGAATACCTGCCGAATCTCCGCCCGCCCCTGAATAACCTCCTTATATTGAGGAGCAAGCATTCCTGTCA
Coding sequences within:
- the truB gene encoding tRNA pseudouridine(55) synthase TruB; this translates as MDGGFLSILKPPGMTSHDVVSYIRRTYSIKRVGHAGTLDPAAAGVLPIAIGQATRLLEYLAADDKSYRVEMTLGYETDTGDDTGSIIEYSTDLCPNRKEIERVLFSFIGNIEQVPPMYSAIKVDGKRLYELARNGVTIERKTRSITISNIELLDIVGNRVLFDVACSKGTYIRSLCIDIGRKLGCLATMTFLLRTRVGQFTVQDSKTLEELSEGPLEAIVSPDCFIKLPAIELESQQAAAFKNGRTIEYNTNGKGLFKIYDSVGTFVGIGKKENSIWLKPVKVLSSIKQQ
- a CDS encoding bifunctional oligoribonuclease/PAP phosphatase NrnA — translated: MDCSLRQVANLLENANNILITAHIHPDGDSLGSMLSLNKYLISCGKSVQMIIDDDVPKLYKFLPGSENIARVSELAISPDLLVVLDASDIERIGEVGRIAKVPILNIDHHISNTKFADYWYIDSKAAATGEIILDLLNMDNALISVDMATCLYTAIATDCGFFRYANTSSHTHRCAAQLIECGVKPNIISEYMETKPLASLMNTLEVLKTLELHCNGKIAAVSVEHSENDSADSTEGLINYPRNIEGVEIAIMFKFTEQSSARVSFRSKSVDVSELALSFGGGGHVRASGCTVSGGTIDEIKEKVVKAAEKLIRGTA
- the rbfA gene encoding 30S ribosome-binding factor RbfA; the encoded protein is MGQLRVEKVQEFIKQEISKIILTEIKDPRVGFVTVTNVEVTADLRSAKVFVSLMGSDEQKATTWAGLHKALGFMRSEIGKRIRMRFTPELSLHIDESLEYSAHIQELLLKIKQQEESAK